Part of the Benincasa hispida cultivar B227 chromosome 11, ASM972705v1, whole genome shotgun sequence genome, CCTTAAGTAGAAATGGGGTTCGGACTCAAATCCCAAATTTTACAGGTTcataaattttatagaaaaatacatAATAATATGCATTTAATGATAAAATATAGCATGTTGAAAAacaattgagaaaaagaaataagggGACGaaaactaacccttgaagaacttttcttctcgtaATTCATTTTCTCTAGAATTGCAACGAACACAAAAcccaaatggccaccaccacttGAATTTCTTTGTATTATctgggatgagaatccaagagttttgtgggctctaattttttggagagagaaagagatttattttgagaggaagaagagtAAGAACCTGAGAACATTTCTCAGTGAGAAATCTTTTAAAGAGGATTCTCTGTAAAAACAAAATGGGGAAGAAGATGATGGTTATGCACTGCACTCTTCCACTTTCAAgtagtagagagaaaaaaggggatatagttataactctctcccaaaataaattttcaaaaatcaaaacaattaataaaaaatcattttaatacaacattaatatatatacagatatatataaatatagtaacaactttatcatataatatatattaaactatatgttatatcaaatataacatataaccgatattttaatattgtatccaatacaatatgacctataatttaattctctcttatcgatatttaatataaatctcatttatattaaatttaattatatgaatccaattcacatcattaatatttgaatcatattcaaatatttattttctctcaaataaactttatattataatgtatcaaatacattatagtaattatatcatatataattaaaataaaataaaataattatatcacatataattaatttgaacaattcaaattaatctaaaattggtTCTTATTTAATCCCCATTGAGCTATATAGAGAgaacctcatgaacctgtagcttgaagctccaatggtctttgaataattaattaaactcctttaattaattattcaacatccattaattgttgaACACTTCagtaaagaccgacagttgcactcttggcactatagatatatttctgtgtccattggatataactagtcaatagtgcgatgacccttcacaaattgctcgtaagtgcaattaggccaaaattaccatcttgcccctgtagttatatccaactccttaagtaccactgatccctttaatgaacaataaatcatagtccaactatggacaaacccttctcgggccagaagaaggtgtagcgccacattgttcaagcctcgaaatcagctcttaagtgagcaatttatttacttaccttgacctcggggaagaagtgaattccgtcttgtgtagctgtgttcccaacaccttaatcagacgaatctccaaaatggtaggtttgttgagttggcgatctggccactctcacccatacaaatcaaaggaccgccctcataggtatgAGTTCACAGCTCACTCAAGATTCGGTCATATCACCTATAGCCAttttgatgaaatgtaagtttctattatgaacggtgctatataatgagactagtcatttcgtagtccgatcttagataaactcttttgtatagaatacctctactcacatgtctccacatgaatgatcaggatcagatcatttgtagcattttacaacaattataacatctgcaaagtgggtcgtactctaatgtcactaggataaggtatccaaccttatccatctattatagaccatttaggttatcatttaaatttgatctacttgtatgtctctacatacatgtttaagctacaaaagataaccttggatgttagtttattggtttgtgggtttaatgctactaaatgtcaaataaaatatctcatattttattaaataaataaaacatttgtacaatacagttataaactacagaaccctacgagatttggAACATTAACCCTAACATATCCCAATTGCAAAAGAAAAGGTAAACAATATACTAATGGATAAAGTTTCTATTAATGGTAAGGTTACCCCTTCTATAATGTATATGGACAAAGTAAATTCTATAGCCTAGTATATCTATGAGCTCCATTCTTCAACAAGTTTAATTAAGGTTTATTTCTCAATAATGTAAACAAAGCCATGTCTCCTATACCATCAACTATCTTATACtccaaagattaaaaaaataataattaataattaataaacaaaatgGAAAGATACACGAGATCAAAACTCAAGTAGGCTAatgttttaaatcttttttatatCAAACCCCATATCTTTTCCAACTAAAGTTATTTCAAAAGTAAATATTGACATACTTGTTGTGTTTGtgtaatttgattttaaaacatgGCATGTCACTATGTCTATGTGGTGTCATATTCaaatcttcatatatatatttgtgctTTTAAGTAAGAACCATATTACTATTCTTGTGAATAGCAAAGGTGATGTTTTATCATGAGGATATAGAGAATGAGATCACAAATTTCTaccattttttatataaataagatagTTGAGAGTAGCTCAACCTAAAATATTAGGGCTAtatctttttttcctttaagtcaacaatatatcacatattatttgatatttggaCAAAACATCGAAGTGGCAACGGAAAAAATTGAACTTAAGCCACGTTTATGCTGAGGGAAACACAATAAATTAATGGTAATCTAAAAAGTAGACCCCATCTGGTCATGTTTGTTGTTGTTTCCCTAATCATAACGAAATGTGGGATTCAGTTCTAGGTATGTAATAgaagaatatgattcaattaagATGTAGAGGGCGGTTAATTCGATCGTGTTTTAAAATCATGTGGGTTCCACTAGCCAATATCATTACCGTTATTGTTAGTGTTACAATATAAGCATTATGAATCTATCATATTTACTGTCATCGTTTCCGTTACTGCTTGACTCCAAATGATAACAGTAATAGTAAATGTGAcatattcataattctaagtaaacgtGATAAAAAACAATCTAATTACTTGCGATTGTGGCCAATTACAATTTGATCTATCAATAACTCATTACAATTACACCATTTTTTATTACAGATTGGTATATGTGACCTTAGTGtctttctcaaaaaaaaaaatgtgtttttttttctcttcttgaatttgcaattattgattttgtccatatagattttttttaaaaattattaaatggttatatacacatttttaattgattgttttcaaatatagaaaaataagccaacttattataaatatagcaaaatatttcttccctcagtgatagataatgatagacgCCGATAAACATCTATCAGTATCTTAgatatctatcaatatctatcatcaATAGACAATACCACTTTACtgtgtttaaaaatattttcaattgtttttcatttaaaagaattatttatttatttttttaattctcctTTATCTTATATTCTTTACTATATGAACTCGGTTAATGATTTATATAATTGAGTCAATGAAAAATTAGATCTTTTACTTATAGACATTTTGacgaaaatataaataaaatatcattatcatggTATATTCTTACAATATtcatgataatatatatatatataataaatttaagaatttaaaaatagaTTGTCATTTATATTCTGATTAAGCTATACTATTGAATAATTGAAGAATTcgcatataatttaaacaaatcaaAACCATATCTCTCATTTACTAATTGTAAGGTTGTAACATGCTCTAAGAAATATTTCAATTAACACCAacattttcatataaatattatgtaaacttttaaaatatgatgACCATAAAAGATTAGTTCTAGTTTAATCAAGTCATAATTAAAGTCTTGTTTAATAATTCAGTCAACGTTTACGGTATAATCAAGCTACAACAGAAGTTTCATTGATTAAATCAAACAATTTTCACCAATTTCTCTCGATAATTGCATATTGATATTACATATATTTTACATACGatgattaaaaataatcattatAGTCTACATAAGGCCAAATTAAAGTTTTTCATTCACTAATTCAATATATTcttatcaattttcatttttgtaaaaatttGACCTCGATGGAAATGCCATTAAATCAATTGGGCAATTTGCTTAAGGTTTGGAGAACCATTAAAGGCGATGATTTGTTTAAGGTGTTCCTAGATTTTTATTCATGACATATTCAATTTACTGTCATCAAAACTTAAATTTGTTAAATTTCCAAGAAGAAAGTAGTAAGAAAGTTCATTGACACTAAACAATTagcatttcttttataaatattagTGAACCTTACATTAATGCATTAATGTTAATGGATTCCACTTTATATCTAAAAAGCATGTTGACGTGACACCCAACAAATAGAAGTAACAGAACATAATATAAGAAATTTTCGGAGGAAGAGGTCCTCATCACCCTTTAATTATTTTGGGATCACCATTAGCGAGAAGCCTAAAACAATTCCTTTTTGGGATCAACAAAATTTGAAGCAAGCTTGGGAGGTAGCAATTGATAATACAAGCctaatttaataactattttgttttaaaatttatgtttattttcaacCAACCATGCCTTTTATTTTCCTTGaagaaacatttaaatttttaatcaaaatctaaaaacaaaaataagtcaaaaactatttctttaattttcaaaactcgaCTTGGTTTTTACATTGAGAGAAAGTAGATtacataagcttaattttcaaaaaccaataactaaaaataaaataattactaaacggAACTAATAACTAGAGAATGAAAAGGAAGAATAGTGTGTGTGTGAAATCAACTTCATGCCATGAATCAATTTAAGTGACAGCTTTTTTGTCAGACCAAAAAATGTGTAAATAGACCTGGATGGTTTACTTTAGGTTCTTCCTGTAGATTACTACCCTTGGTAGCAGTAACACTAGTGAGGTTTCCCAACTAATGCATTTCTTCCAATATGTGTGGAATCTCTCTCCTAATTGTTGCTTCAGTTTGAAAGACTTATATTTCTTTCTTCTGTGACTTTATATAATGCACACCCTCTCATTGTAGTGCCCAACACAGATTGTTTTGTAACTACTCAAAAGACATCATCAACTTAGATTGGTAGGTCTTATTTTGTTCCTCCTGGAAAAAGGATGTCTTATCCCTTGTTTctcaaacaataaaataaaaaatcttatATGATCCAACTAAACAACAATTACCAAACACCATAAATATGGATatgaaatcaaatttactttttTCATCAAGGTTATTGCAAAgctgaaattaaaaaaaaatggccaTAATATTTAGTAGTTTTTGAGACGAGAGAAATAGAAATAAATTAAGGTCATAGTATTACCATAGCCACCAAATTACTTGCCAATGCCGTTTTACTCGCTACTTAAAAGCGGTTTACGCACCAGGAAGAAGTACATAGGAGTCATGACCTCTTTCCTACAACAGTATCAAAAGTTAAAATCAGCATGCTGAGGCATCTCTCATGTTTAAAAAGATTAACAATGAACACTACAGCTTAAAAATGAATGTTCATTGTGTTCTTGAGTGCGAGTGTTGAAGTTTCTCATAAAAACTTTGAAACAAATTGTAGCTCAAATAAAAACCTGACTAAAGAATAGATCAAAACTTTCACATGTTTAAAATTGTCTGAGTTTTGGCTAATCTAAATGGTCAAACTGAAAGAATTAACCTTGATTGGTTTGGTTCACTTAGTTCAAGTTCTTACTGATTCATATGCAATACCCCAATTTAGGAGAATGCTGTGTCATATAATACTTACTTTCCACCTTCAACCAGCCCTTGTGCTGCTTGCTCTAGAAAATTTTGAACTCTTTCACTACCCTTCGGGGCGAGGCGGATATACTCCAATGCTCTAACCTACAGATAGAACAAACTCAGCAGCTTGTCAACATGGTCAATATAATGCAAAGGTAACAGGAACATCCAAAAAAATACAGTGAAAATTGCAGTTTTACTGCATTTCATTCTGCTTACCATATATTTTGTCACGCAACGCCCAATCGCTGTAGCACGGAAGTTGGTGATCGAGAACTGACCGCCATCTAAAGGTAAGTACCAAGGAACAGGTGAATCTTCAGCAAGGTCTTTTCCCCAGATGACCTGAGCAGAGTGAGCAGAGCATATTTATCTGCTACAGTATTTTCATGAAAAAGGaaatcaaatacaaaaacaaaagagaaaaaaaatccttCCAATCAACCTCGAAACCTGCTTGTTTCAAAGCTTCCAAGCACTTTCCTATTGTCTTGATATCTGGAAGCCCACTACCAATCTCAATTTCAGCCTACGGATATGGACATTGTCAGTATAACTGTATAAAATCAGAGGAAACGGGGGGCAGAATCAGCAAGATAACCTTTATTCTTTGGTGATCTTGGTTATTGGGATCGAACGAGTTGGTCAAACACCATTCATAAGCAGCAAAATGTTGGCCAGGTTTTAGTACTCTGTAGATCTCCTTGAAGCAGCCATACTGCCAGAGGGGAAATAGCAGTTAATTCAATAGAATGATTGCTCTAAACACATACTTCAGAAATGTAATAAGGACCTACTGCATCTGGTGCGTGACAAGTAGCTTCGATTGCATATATTGCATCAAATGAATTATCATCAAACGGCATTTTCATAAAGTCACCCTGTCGAATGAACCAAGAATTGAATCATGTAATTCATTAAGACGATTTAAGACTGTACAATAACTCAAATGTTCATGTTAGGGAAAGATGTAGCCCCCAGCTGGATCATCCTATTTGCTCCAACAGACAAGATTAGGTGAAAAATAGCTATATATACGGTCTCATATATACCCCTCCTCAGTTTTGGCTCGGCTTGAGATATGAATTTTGATTAAGAGTTTAACTAAGAATGACGTGTTTCTAGTAGAGTTATGCTTGATATTCCATGTGCatagaaggaagaagaagaaactacTATCAGTGTACTTTCAAATGTTACAACCAGAACTTCAAACTTCTGAAGTCATGAAAATTCCCATGCATCAGCCCTTTCTATTATCAATTGATCATTAAACATGCACGTGGCTTTTATGGCAATGGCCACGCGTGTCAACTCTTCAACTCAGTAACTAAACTAAAACTAGTGACAGGGACCATTTATAAGCTTGACT contains:
- the LOC120091030 gene encoding cycloartenol-C-24-methyltransferase-like isoform X1 — encoded protein: MSKEGAFDLASGVGGKMSKADVLCAVEKYEKYHGFYGGEKKEREANYTDMVNKYYDLVTSFYEFGWGECFHFAPRWTGESFRESIKKHEHFLALQLGLKPGQKVLDVGCGIGGPLREIARFSYTSITGLNNNSYQITRGEELNRIAKLDKTCNFVKGDFMKMPFDDNSFDAIYAIEATCHAPDAYGCFKEIYRVLKPGQHFAAYEWCLTNSFDPNNQDHQRIKAEIEIGSGLPDIKTIGKCLEALKQAGFEVIWGKDLAEDSPVPWYLPLDGGQFSITNFRATAIGRCVTKYMVRALEYIRLAPKGSERVQNFLEQAAQGLVEGGKKEVMTPMYFFLVRKPLLSSE
- the LOC120091030 gene encoding cycloartenol-C-24-methyltransferase-like isoform X2 — protein: MSSVGESASILPLACRWTGESFRESIKKHEHFLALQLGLKPGQKVLDVGCGIGGPLREIARFSYTSITGLNNNSYQITRGEELNRIAKLDKTCNFVKGDFMKMPFDDNSFDAIYAIEATCHAPDAYGCFKEIYRVLKPGQHFAAYEWCLTNSFDPNNQDHQRIKAEIEIGSGLPDIKTIGKCLEALKQAGFEVIWGKDLAEDSPVPWYLPLDGGQFSITNFRATAIGRCVTKYMVRALEYIRLAPKGSERVQNFLEQAAQGLVEGGKKEVMTPMYFFLVRKPLLSSE